The Corynebacterium atypicum genome contains the following window.
CGTGGTGGAGTCCACCACCAAGACCACTGCGTCGGGCCGGTCAACGCCGGCCTGCTCGCCGCTCAAGACGGCCCGGACGATCTCCTCGTCCGGGCTGATCGGAGAAAGCGAATATGTGCCAGGAAGATCTTCAATGGTCAACGCCATCGCGTCCACCACGCAGGTCCCCCGAGAGCGCGTGACCGTTACCCCGGGGTAGTTTCCCGTCTTGGCGTGCATCCCGGTCAGCGCGTTGTACACGCAGGTCTTTCCAGCATTTGGGCTGCCCACCAGGGCAACCGTGGGCGCGTCCGGGTGGATTGGGCCACTGGCCTGGCCGCAGTGGCAGGAATCGTGGTCGTTTGCACATACAGCAGCGGCGCCGGAGCCGGACACTGACTCGGGCCGACCCGCCGAGTCCGAGGTGTGCGGAAGATGAGAGTGCTGTGTCATCATTTTACCTTCCTATGGTCTCGGCAGGTGTGCCGGCAGTTGCACCTGCGCCCGCGGCCGAATCTGACGCCGGCTGGTTAGGTTGGGCCGCTGCGTCCGGCTCGCCGCCGTGCGCCACCCGCCGGACCGCGATCATGCGGGCGTCGCGGGCGCGCAGGGCGACCTCGTAGTCAGCAACCCGGTATATCGTCGGGTCCCCCAGAGGCGCCCTACGCAGTGCCTCGACCTGACCGCCCGGGACAAAGCCCAGGTCAACAAGACGGTGCTGTAAGCGTTCCCGTTTGGTTTCCGGGTCGTTCGGGTCTTTTGCAGCCGGTCGTACGTCGGCGCCTACCCCACCCGTTTCCGCGGCGTGGGCCGCCTGTTCGATGATTCCGCGTTCGCCGGGGCGCAGGTCCGCGAGCGTGCACCCGGGCTGAGCACCTGGATGCGGCCTGGGACCGGCGTGCCGGGGCCGTGTAGATGATGACGTTTTCATGTCTTACCTCGCCATTAGGTATGAGATAACAGAGATAAGGTTGCCTTATCTCACCTCTAAAACATTACTCCTTCACCACCCAAAATTAAGCATTGCAAAGCTTAAGGGTACTTTGCCTGGGCTAAGCTACTTTTCGTTTGTCCGCCCTAGCCGGCCTAGATGATGTCATCCCAGGAAAAGCCACTCCCCAGCGTCGGGTCCTCCCCCGCACTCGCGCGGCTGCCCGCCCCCGGCCCGCCCGCTGCCCGCTGCGAGAACTCGTCTTGCTGTGCCCCCGCGGCGGCAGCGCCCGCGGCCCGTGCCCCTCGCGCCGAGGCGGATCCCAGCCGGCGTGTTTCCACCGTCTGCGGTCGCTGCGACTGCCCCGCCTGATCTTCCCGCGGTGGCTTAGCCGCGGACGTCTTCCCGCCCCGGTCGGCCGGCGCGCCCTCGTCGCGGGCCAACGACTCCCGGTAAGCCTGCCCCGCAGTGCCCCGGGACATGATCTTCTTCGGGTCGAAGGACTCGAGAAAATCGGCGTCGTCGTCAAACAGCGCGTGGGTCAGCGCCGCCTTCGGGCCCATCGCCCGCCAGCGGGCGACCTCCACGATCGGCTCCCGCAGCTGCTCAAACTCGGTGCCAAATTCCCCGCTCATCTCCTGTTTTGCATTGTTAATCGCCTTGCGTGCGGCGAAGATGGCGGCGCGGATATCCGTAATCACCCCGGGCAGCCGCTCCGGGCCGATCACGATGAGCGCGACGAGGAGGACTACGAAGATCTCTAGCCAACCAATGCTTTGAAACACGCTCTTAAGCTTATCGCCTGCGGCGCACCGCACGGATCAGCGTCTCGACCCGGTCGATCAGACCCTCCGGCTGCGGAGTGGGCGTGTCTGCCGCCGAGGGGCCCTCCCCGCACCCGGACTCGGCGAACCCGGCCAACCGAGCTAGGAGCGCGGCGGGAATGGTGACCTCACTGTCGCCGTTCGACTCGTGGACCACGTCCGCCGTGCGGCGCTGGGCGCGCACCTCCCGGCGGCACTCCGGGCAGTGGACCAGGTGCACCCGAGCCCGGTGCAACGCGCCCGGGGTCAGCTCATCATCAACGAACGAGACGACGGCGTCCGGGCCCAGGTGGTCCACCGAATCGAACCGGGGCCGCCGGCGGGCGGTAGCAAGCTTCTGGCCTAGTTGAAAGACCATGCGCTCCGCTGCGCTTATCGCTTCAGTCTCGCCCCCGGTGGGTGTGCGCCGATCTTCAGGGGGCCCGTCACAGGCCTGCATGCCCTCCAGGATACTTAACCGGCCGTCTCGACCCGGGCTAGCCCGCGGATGCCGGCAGCAGTAGCCGCGCCTCTTCGTCGGCTTTTGCAGCCTCGAGCAGACTCGCGCGCAGCTGCGAGCGGCCTCGGTGGATCCGCGAGCGCACCGTGCCCATCTTAAGGCCCAGCGTCTGCGCGATCTCGTCGTAGCTCATATCCGCGACGTCGCGAAGCACCACCGCCACGCGGAACTCCGGGCTCAGCGCGTCTAGCGCGCGCTGCAGCGCCGGGGTGAGATGGCGGATGTGGTAGGCCTCCTCTGGGGTGGGTACGTCGCCTTCGACTCGCTCGTAATCCTCCGGGAGCGCCTCCATCCGGATAGTGGCGCGGTGGCGCACCATATCCAAAAAGAGGTTGGTGGTAATCCGATGCAGCCACCCTCGAAACGCGCCCGCGCGGTAGCTTTTCAGCGACCGGAAAACTCGCATAAACGTCTCCTGGGTGAGGTCCTCCGCGTCGTGCTTATTGCCGGATAACCGGTAGGCCAGCCGGTACACGCTATCACCGTGTTCAGCGACGAGCTCGGCCCACGAGGGCATATCGCCGCAGCCCGCATCGAACGCATCGGTGCCAGTCAGCTCCTCCGGCGCATCCTCCTGGGCAGCCGGACGCGCGCCGGCGGGGTGGCAGACGGAAAGCGGGCTCGTGGACTGGCGCGCACTCATAACGCTTATCATTACAAAAATTCTTCCAAAACGCCAGAACGCTCCGGCGCGGACGCCCTGCGCAATCTCACCGCACCCCCGCGCGCCTCGGTGAGCTCGCGTGCTTATTTCCTTATGCTCAAAATTGTGAGTGAGACTGCGAACGCTTCCCAGGCCGGCCTCAGCCAGTTCATCGAGGAGATCTCCGCGCCGCTGTCACCCGTGGCGGAGGTCGCCGAGGCTGCGCGCCGCGACGCTAACGAATACGAGCTGCCCGTGCCCGACGAGCAGACGGGCCGGCTCATCGCCACGCTCGCCGCCCGCGGCGCCAACCCGGAGGCAGGCGCGATCGTCGCCAGTCCCGCGGCCTCAATAGTCGGGCTTTACGTGCTCGAGGGGCTTACCGATTCCGCCGCCGTGACCTGCATCGACCCCGAGGCGGAACACACCCAGCGCGCCCGCAAGGCCGTACGGGAGGCCGGCTATCCGAGCGCCCGCGGCAGGTTCCTCACCGCACGCCCGCTGGAGGTACTCGGCCGCATGGCGCCCGGCGCCTACCAGCTCGTCTTCGCCGATGTCTCGCCCGTCGACCTGACGGCATTCATCGACGCGGCCTGGCCCCTACTCGCCCCCGGAGGCTCACTGGTGATCGCAGATATCCTGCTCGACGGCACGATCGCTAGCCCCTCGCGCACGGACAGGGCCACCAAAGCCGCCCGGGAGGCGGTCGAGCACCTCCAAGAAATGGCGCAGGACCCGCACGTGCGGGCCCTGGTCACCTACCTGCCGCTGGGCGCCGGCCTGGCGATCGCAACCAAGCGCGGCTAGCCCCTAGACCACCGAGTTTTTTCCTACTACCACCACGCCGCCGGCGGAAATAGTGAAGCGAGACTCGTCGCGCTCGCGGTCGACGCCGATGATCTCGCCGTCGCGGACATTGACGTTCTTGTCCAAGATGGCGTGGCGAACGACGGCCCCCTTGCCCACGCGGACGCCCGGCATGAGCACCGAGCCTTCCACCGTGGCACCCTCGGCGACGTGCACGTTGCTGGACAGCACCGAATTGCGCACCGTCCCGCCCGAGATGATGGATCCCGATGCCACCATCGAAGACTGCGCGATCCCGCCCTGAACGAACTTCGCCGGCGGCAGGTTCGAATGCTCGGTGGAGTGGATCGGCCAGGCGTCGTTGTATAAGTTGAACACCGGGTGCACGGAAATGAGGTCCATGTGGGCCTCATAGAAGGCGTCGATGGTGCCGACGTCGCGCCAATAGCCGCGGTCGCGATCGGTGGCGCCAGGGACTTCGTTGCCCGAGAAGTCGTACACGTTCGCGTCGTCGCGCGACACGAAGGCCGGAATGATATCCCCGCCCATGTCGTGCTTAGACTCCTCGTTGTTTTCGTCCTCGAGCAGGCACTTGACCAACGCGTCCGCGGTAAAGATGTAGTTGCCCATCGACGCGAAGGTCTGATCCGGGTCATCCGGGGTGCCCGGCGGATCGGCCGGCTTCTCCAGGAACTCCTTGATCGAGCCGTCCTCGTCTGCCTGGATGCAGCCGAAGGCAGTCGCCTCCTTGCGCGGCACTCGGATGCCGGCGACGGTGCAGCCC
Protein-coding sequences here:
- the sigE gene encoding RNA polymerase sigma factor SigE, giving the protein MSARQSTSPLSVCHPAGARPAAQEDAPEELTGTDAFDAGCGDMPSWAELVAEHGDSVYRLAYRLSGNKHDAEDLTQETFMRVFRSLKSYRAGAFRGWLHRITTNLFLDMVRHRATIRMEALPEDYERVEGDVPTPEEAYHIRHLTPALQRALDALSPEFRVAVVLRDVADMSYDEIAQTLGLKMGTVRSRIHRGRSQLRASLLEAAKADEEARLLLPASAG
- a CDS encoding O-methyltransferase; translated protein: MLKIVSETANASQAGLSQFIEEISAPLSPVAEVAEAARRDANEYELPVPDEQTGRLIATLAARGANPEAGAIVASPAASIVGLYVLEGLTDSAAVTCIDPEAEHTQRARKAVREAGYPSARGRFLTARPLEVLGRMAPGAYQLVFADVSPVDLTAFIDAAWPLLAPGGSLVIADILLDGTIASPSRTDRATKAAREAVEHLQEMAQDPHVRALVTYLPLGAGLAIATKRG
- a CDS encoding anti-sigma factor family protein translates to MQACDGPPEDRRTPTGGETEAISAAERMVFQLGQKLATARRRPRFDSVDHLGPDAVVSFVDDELTPGALHRARVHLVHCPECRREVRAQRRTADVVHESNGDSEVTIPAALLARLAGFAESGCGEGPSAADTPTPQPEGLIDRVETLIRAVRRRR
- a CDS encoding FeoA family protein, with translation MKTSSSTRPRHAGPRPHPGAQPGCTLADLRPGERGIIEQAAHAAETGGVGADVRPAAKDPNDPETKRERLQHRLVDLGFVPGGQVEALRRAPLGDPTIYRVADYEVALRARDARMIAVRRVAHGGEPDAAAQPNQPASDSAAGAGATAGTPAETIGR
- the glgC gene encoding glucose-1-phosphate adenylyltransferase, which translates into the protein MRSQPNVLSIVLAGGEGKRLFPLTEDRAKPAVPFGGTYRLIDFVLSNLVNAGFMKIAVLTQYKSHSLDRHISQAWQLSGPIDQYIASVPAQQRLGKRWFTGSADAILQSLNLIYDEQPEYVIVLGADHVYRMDVSQMLDDHIASGKGCTVAGIRVPRKEATAFGCIQADEDGSIKEFLEKPADPPGTPDDPDQTFASMGNYIFTADALVKCLLEDENNEESKHDMGGDIIPAFVSRDDANVYDFSGNEVPGATDRDRGYWRDVGTIDAFYEAHMDLISVHPVFNLYNDAWPIHSTEHSNLPPAKFVQGGIAQSSMVASGSIISGGTVRNSVLSSNVHVAEGATVEGSVLMPGVRVGKGAVVRHAILDKNVNVRDGEIIGVDRERDESRFTISAGGVVVVGKNSVV